The following proteins come from a genomic window of Plutella xylostella chromosome 22, ilPluXylo3.1, whole genome shotgun sequence:
- the LOC105383017 gene encoding NADH-cytochrome b5 reductase-like — translation MKPPVEPKAEDCCNSGCNPCIFDVYEKQLQLYHKSLRGEGEKLLEGENGISQLNYTTFVVTEKIIICDSHVLIKFKNLESHKKVTWSAGDHFLIKYYGETKSCTKAYTPIHFDKDKDSDFIILLKRYSNGLVSNFLYALEIGTPTLWRGPYGSFKLFPNKYKRMFMIAQGTGIATFIKIIEDVLKDEDNLTKIILLFCCKNISCILLREYLYSCNSYWNFDYQIFLSTYSDSACYKYKEPIVNHKLSAADFETFVPFTSSDQFLACGSAEFMNHFKDLLSDKNIPSENICLF, via the coding sequence ATGAAACCGCCAGTGGAACCCAAGGCAGAAGATTGCTGTAACAGTGGCTGCAACCCGTGCATATTTGATGTATATGAAAaacaacttcaactttatCATAAATCCTTAAGAGGTGAAGGCGAAAAGTTGCTAGAGGGAGAGAATGGAATTTCACAACTAAATTACACTACTTTTGTTGTtacagaaaaaataattatatgtgaTTCACATGTCTTAATCAAATTTAAGAATTTAGAAagtcataaaaaagttacttggTCAGCTGGCGATCATTtccttattaaatattatggtgAAACAAAATCCTGCACTAAAGCATACACACCCATACATTTTGACAAAGATAAAGATAgtgattttattatattgttaaaaaGATATAGTAATGGTCTTGTCTCCAACTTCCTATATGCTTTGGAAATTGGAACCCCTACCCTATGGAGAGGTCCTTATGGTTCctttaaattatttcctaataaatataaaagaatGTTTATGATTGCACAAGGCACTGGAATAgctacatttataaaaatcattgAAGATGTTCTGAAAGATGAGGACAATTTAacaaaaatcatattattgttttgttgtaaaaatataagttgtattttattaagagAATATTTGTATTCTTGTAATTCATATTGGAATTTTGACTATCAAATCTTTCTTAGTACTTATTCTGATAGCGCATgctataaatataaagaaCCAATAGTTAATCACAAATTGAGTGCAGCAGATTTTGAAACCTTTGTACCATTTACTTCATCAGATCAATTTCTTGCATGTGGATCTGCTGAATTTATGAATCATTTTAAAGATTTACTtagtgataaaaatattccatctgaaaatatatgtttattttag
- the LOC105383015 gene encoding high mobility group protein HMGI-C, translated as MSDDGSAVVEKKGRGRPKANGTQSEAKADVKKRGRPAAAAKPPKEAKSSDDESAPIAKRGRGRPKGTKKKAAAPKAKAAGGGEGRARGRPRKDAPPPKKDAASTEEEQEEDEEDEGSDQ; from the exons ATGTCTGATGATGGTTCAGCGGTTGTTGAGAAGAAAGGGCGCGGAAGGCCTAAAGCTAATGGAACACAATCT GAAGCTAAAGCCGACGTAAAGAAACGAGGCAGACCTGCAGCGGCCGCTAAACCTCCCAAGGAAGCCAAATCATCAGATGATGAGTCTGCACCCATCGCAAAGCGAGGGCGTGGTAGACCAAAGGGCACCAAGAAAAAGGCTGCTGCACCTAAAGCCAAG GCTGCCGGAGGTGGTGAGGGGCGGGCTCGTGGGCGGCCGCGCAAGGACGCTCCTCCTCCCAAGAAGGATGCTGCCTCCACCGAGGAGGAGCAAGAAGAAGATGAAGAAGACGAGGGCTCCGACCAGTAA